In one window of Nicotiana tabacum cultivar K326 chromosome 12, ASM71507v2, whole genome shotgun sequence DNA:
- the LOC107794810 gene encoding uncharacterized protein LOC107794810 has translation MSKPNVRRSYAIEKHSSSSSSSSKEREKPSKNYNLFYLSKHLKKVYPIELHKTNSLSSLSLSLSQTSDNQNFSSTFQRTEVPKAIKSVFPQVSRALNYHSHEKELMRCSWITSSSDKVYVQFHDECWGVPVYDDHRLFELLSLAGLLMDFNWTEILKRRELIRECFAGFNAKQVAKIGEKEIKELVSSASLMLAENRVRSIVDNAKCIVKIGKEFGSFSCYMWNHMNYKPIINRFRNARNVPLRTPKAEGISKDLVKRGFRLVGPVIVNSFMQAAGMTIDHLLYCFRHKECVNLAERPWRHV, from the exons ATGTCTAAGCCAAATGTAAGAAGATCATATGCAATAGAGaaacacagcagcagcagtagtagtagctcaaaagaaagagagaaaccAAGCAAGAATTATAACTTATTTTATTTATCCAAACACTTGAAGAAAGTTTACCCAATAGAACTTCATAAAACTAATTCCCTTTCTTCTCTTTCGTTATCTCTATCTCAAACTTCAGATAATCAGAATTTCTCTTCGACCTTTCAAAGAACTGAAGTTCCAAAAGCCATTAAAAGTGTTTTTCCACAAGTGAGTCGTGCTCTAAATTATCATAGTCATGAGAAAGAGCTTATGAGGTGCAGCTGGATAACTAGTAGCAGTG ATAAGGTTTATGTGCAGTTCCATGATGAATGCTGGGGTGTTCCAGTCTATGATGACCA TCGATTGTTCGAGCTACTTTCATTGGCTGGACTGCTGATGGACTTCAATTGGACTGAAATTTTAAAGAGAAGGGAACTAATAAG AGAATGTTTTGCTGGATTCAATGCGAAGCAAGTGGCAAAAATAGGGGAGAAGGAGATTAAAGAATTAGTCTCGAGTGCATCCCTCATGTTAGCAGAAAATAGAGTTAGATCAATAGTTGACAACGCCAAATGCATAGTCAAG ATTGGGAAGGAGTTTGGATCTTTCAGCTGCTACATGTGGAACCATATGAATTATAAACCAATAATTAACAGATTTAGAAATGCAAGAAACGTTCCACTGAGAACACCAAAAGCAGAAGGCATTAGCAAAGATTTGGTGAAGCGAGGATTCCGACTTGTTGGTCCAGTGATCGTAAATTCATTCATGCAAGCTGCAGGAATGACAATTGATCATCTGCTTTATTGTTTTAGACACAAAGAATGTGTAAATCTTGCTGAAAGACCTTGGAGACATGTCTGA